The segment TTATTGGTGGAGTGCTTCTGCTTATTTTAGGTGTGCAAATGATATGGGCAGGCTTTAAGGAAGAGGACGCCTACAAAATTACACCAGTTGGCTTCGGGCTTATTGTGTTTGCGGTCAGTGTGAGTTTGGATAGCTTTTCCGTAGGGCTAAGCTTAGGTATTTATAAGGCTAAAACATGGCTTGTTCTGCTTGCCTTTGGGTTAAGCGCAACATTGTTAACATGGCTTGGTTTAATTATTGGCAGAAAAGCTCAGGGTCTTCTAGGGAATTATGGGGAGGTTTTGGGTGGAGGAATATTGCTTGCCTTTGGCATTAAGCTGCTTTTACACCTATAAAATCTTAAAATTCAACATTGAGTAATCATTGGCAGCTTAAAAGTAAGCTGCTTTTTTATTTGGAAAAAACAGCTAAAACTCTATATGGAAAGTGTAAAATCTAAAAATCATGTCGATAGATATAGTAGTGAATCCAAATGGTGAAATAGAACGGCAATAAATCTATAATAACGTTAAAAGGGAGGTGGGAAAAATGGTGCGAGTATTGTTTGTTTGTACGGGAAACACTTGTCGAAGTCCAATGGCAGAAGCCATTCTTATAAACAGAGGGAATATGCAAGTGAAGTCTGCTGGAGTATATGCAATAGATGGTTCAGAAGCTTCCTATCAAGTGAAAGAAGTGTTGACAGAAAAGGGAATAAAGCATAATCATCTTTCAACCATGCTGAATGCTGACTTAATTGATTGGGCAACACATGTGTTTACAATGACAGTTGGGCATAAGAATGCCATTGTCAGCCAATTTCCCCATGCAATCGAAAAAACATTTACATTAAAGGAATTTGTAAATGATGATAAGTATGGTGATATTGTTGATCCATTTGGAGGTTCGGTCGAGCTTTACAGAAAAACATATCAGGAATTGGATGGCTTGATCCAGTCACTTATCAAAAAATTACAAGAGGAATACTAGGGGAGAAAAACATGGAAAAGACTGCTTCATATAAGTTCAGCTTGAGAAAAAAACTTGCATTATTTATTACCATTCTAGCGCTTATTACATATTCAACAAGTGCATTTTTCATCTACGTCCTATATCCTTTGCTTCCAGGAATCGGAATCAGCGCATTTGTATTCAATCTTATTACATTGACATTGGGTGTGCTGTGGTCTGGATTTTTGGCGTTTTTAGCAGCCGGCTTTATTATTAAACCACTGCAAAGATTAGAGAAAAGTGCCATTAAAGCAGCACATGGCAATCTTAGTGAGGATGTGAAATTGTCAAGCTCAGATGATGAGATTCGATCACTTGGAACGGCTTATAACGATATGCTCTCTAATTTAAGAGAAATGGTCAAAAGTATTGAGAAAAACTTCAATAGTACGAATGCAACGGTTAAGACAATTACAGGAAAATCGCAGGAAGCTCAAGAACAGACTGATTCTATTACAAGGGCAGTAGAAGAAATTGCAGGCGGATCAGAGGTAGCAG is part of the Niallia taxi genome and harbors:
- a CDS encoding manganese efflux pump MntP; translation: MSTLIGEIFTLVLMAFALGMDAFSVGLGMGMYRLRLRQIMKIGIIIGIFHVIMPLLGILAGRFLSDNFGEIAGIIGGVLLLILGVQMIWAGFKEEDAYKITPVGFGLIVFAVSVSLDSFSVGLSLGIYKAKTWLVLLAFGLSATLLTWLGLIIGRKAQGLLGNYGEVLGGGILLAFGIKLLLHL
- a CDS encoding low molecular weight protein arginine phosphatase, which translates into the protein MVRVLFVCTGNTCRSPMAEAILINRGNMQVKSAGVYAIDGSEASYQVKEVLTEKGIKHNHLSTMLNADLIDWATHVFTMTVGHKNAIVSQFPHAIEKTFTLKEFVNDDKYGDIVDPFGGSVELYRKTYQELDGLIQSLIKKLQEEY